The Coffea arabica cultivar ET-39 chromosome 9c, Coffea Arabica ET-39 HiFi, whole genome shotgun sequence nucleotide sequence AAAACTCTATCTGTGATTTAGCAAGTTGTAGCTAAATACATACAATGCTTATGCAGGGTCCCCATACATAAATCAAACGTCATACCTGACGAAGAGCTGAATTTGCATTCTGCTGTTGGTTCTTGCCTGACCACTGAACAGCATCCATCAGAACATCCCACAGAATCCGAACAACCTCAATGTCAGGAAATTTAGCATCTTTTACATGTTGCTTCACTGTTTCTATGACTTCAGATATGTCTGCTTCTTCTGCTATCTGGCTTGTTAGAGCAGATTTCATTTCCTTCAGCTTCACCTCAAATATCTTCTTGTCATTGTACTCAACCAACGGCAGAAGCCCCTCTTTGCTGAAACATTCATTTAATTCAGTACAGTTGACTAAACTCTGGAAACAGACGATAATAAAGAATTACAATGTTTAGGACTTACTATCAACTAAATAAGACCTAGAGACAAATTGAGTTTCAGATCACCACCAATGAATAAAACAATAGAAATATAACTACTATTAGCAACATGTACATAGAACCAGACAATATAATGATTGAAAATTGCCCCTTAATGCATATACATGCACATTCAAGTAAAATTGATGCATACTGTTGAGAATTGAGAGACGTGTTTATTAAGTGACTGTTTTTCCAAGTAGATGAGAAAAAGGAAGGGAACTAGGCAACAGGCATTAAGAAAAGAGAATcaacattatatcacaaaaccaaaaaaaaatgtgtgtgtgtgtgtgcgagagagagagagagagagggcacATTTGGGAAGGGGAAAGAGTAAAAACCAAAGCAGGCCTACGCTTTTTGCCTGCTTAAACATCATCATTCTTACATATGGGTTCTTGTATTATTTTTGGAACTTCGAAGATAAGCAATATAATCCTATTCAACTCGCCAAAGCTaaccaacaaaaaataaaaataaaaaaactaccTAAGTCTTTCCTCCATTTCTTTGGAGGGAAGAAAAATATCATGTTTGATGTGGATTGCGTATTACTActaatttactttcttttcttgcttggCTGAATTCCAAACAATCTTGCTTATAAACTTTTCAATGCCCTCATTTCATTCCTCTCAGACCAGTTAACAAATTAATTAGAAAGGAGGCCCAACTTAAAGCATAGGAAAGTTCAAAGCAAAAAGTGACAAAACTTAATATATGGAAAGAAATGAAACATGACAGAGTTCAAGAAGCACAGATGGCAGTGACAACAATAAAGATATTACTTGAAACTAAAGACCAAAATTctcttcaaagaagaaaagagagaagaaattgacgtcaacacacacacacacacatatcaTGGTCATCACAAATACATACTGCTCTCATCTTAAATAGTGATCGTAAGAAGAGTTGACGGCGTCTCTCAATTTCTCTATACTCCCCCTGTATACTGAAggatataataaaaaaaaacactaagACAGCTTTTGCTATCTGTCAGTTACTTCTTTCAGAAACTTCTTTCTTCCCAAGAATAATGTACTGAGTAAGAACTTTTTTCTACATTAGTAAACCATACACAACCACACAAACACTAAAAAGTAAAACAAGCAGCTTAAACCTTTCTCAGAAAATCTACGGAGTAACTCTTCATTTGTTCATAGGACACAGTACAAACATGGCATTTGCTTAAGGCCAAATATTTTCTTGACGTTATCAAATTACTCGAACAGAGTATATCCAATGGTAAGAAAAGACGGTTTATCTTCATGACTTAACACAATGGCACTTGCATATCCAATAACAGCTAGGTCACATAAAAAGGATGGTAGAATCATACGATTCAAATTCCATAATACTGTAAACATGAAACCGCTCTGTAAGCAATCTCAAAATAGAACGAACAAAAAGACAAAAGCCAATCAATTCAGATCTTTTCTATCACGAATTTTTACAGGAGCAcctaaaatatttaaatttgatcttacaaaagcaaaaaggaaaactgAACTGCCACTGAAGGCCATTCCAAATTTaaaaagggaaagagaaaacTTACGTGAAATGCTCTGAGAAAGCTTCAGGAGTTCTCTTTGCAGGGGGGAAGAACTCAAGAAGATTTTCCTCCATCTTACCCCGCTTCAAGATTGAAATTAAATCATCAAGGCTGTTATCAATCAGATATTCCTTAAAGAAGTCTGTGATAAATGACAGAACTAGCCCTTTGCCAACAAGGTTATCCTTAAGTAGGGGTTGGAACACAGTCTCAGGTGGGAGACCTGACAACTTCTGTGAAAAAGCAAGAGCAGTGAAAATAGCAAGCTTCTTCCTTTCATTTTCCTCGAAAAGCTCCAACGATTGCAAAAATCTTCGCATAACATTTTCAAGGTTTTTTATAAGGAAAGGTTTCCTTCGCAATATCTTCTGTATGTATACTACAGATGGTAAAATGACATCACGCTTAGGCTCACACTCAATTATAGAGTAAGGATGGCGGTCCCCCTCATCAGGTTTAGTCGTTCCAGGTTGTGTACGGCCCCCTGTGAAGACgacctgaaaatttacaaggAGTAAGATCAAAGAGCACAGCAGCCTCAAAGTCCTCAGACAATATAAAATGGTAAGTAATCCTCATCAGGTGCCATTGGAAGATTTGTTTTTACCAACCCTCTTTCCATTCCAGCACTACTTCCCAAAGAGAAATGGAGAAAGAAGTAAcccaagagagaaaaagaagagcttGCCTATGTAAACCCCCGCAAGTACTTTAATATCCACACACTTTGAACTACCAAAGAACAAGATCTTCAGACAACCTTTTTACTGCTCAAGTTAAAAGGAACCAACCAGAAAAGCACTTAAAAAAATGGTCTTCACATACTCATACAGCACCACTATCAAAATTTAGGATGCCCCAAAATTTGTGCTAGGTGAACATATCTAGCAACTGGATGCATCCATTGGCATTAAATAGGCAATCCACAAAAAGGAAAGCCAACTACACTTGTGGAGCATATAATTGACATCTCAGAGTCTGAAAACAGTCATGTTTCCAGTGGGTAGAGtacaaaatgataataatacaATTAAATGATGATAGGAGCTTCATTCGTTTTTCTTCAAGCACAATGGTAAACAAGACTCATTCACAATGCTAACAACATCACCATCCAATTAAAGCACAAGAAAGTCTCAATTATCCTTAGCTGTACAATCTCATTTAAAAAAGTTCATGGCTAGCAGGAACAGTTCTTTCCACTCAAAATTCATAAATTTTATCAAACCTTACAGACATTCTTGTTTACTTCCCACTGACAATGTTTGCAGTCATAGTGAGATGGAAATTGAAATATTAAAAACTAATGGCAATACACGCATCAAGTATATAAAGAGCTTTACAAAAATCCTGAGATACTTGCCTCAAAAAAGGTGTCACCGTATCTTGAGAAGTTAAGGTCTGAGGACTCAATGCTCTTAGCAATAAGTTCCTGCATGAAGTGTAAAATTTATTATGGAACCTCTTTGACCCCTTCACCAGCCAAACATGCGTACAAACTTGTAAGAATGCACAACCAGGTAGAAtataaacaaagaaaaacagaagaaaaagggagaaaatgaAGTTAGTATGgatcaaaaaaatatttaccaGATCACCAGCATTATCCAGATAAATCTGGACCACTGCATCCGCAAATGCTGCAGGGTCCAGCGGTGCCGCAATATTCCGTTTGCGGGTCTTAATCCGCGTGCCACTGTACGGCAGACCAAATTGTCAACTAATTCTAAACAGGGTAAGTGTTTAAAACAAACACAACAGGCCATAATATTCAGGATTAACACATTTTATTTGTACTACCTATGTATATAATCATATTAATTGCCAAACAAATATACAACTGCAAAAGAAAATCAGGTCAATTAAGCAACTAAGCTTCTGATTTAGTTGACAACATATAAGAGAGAACAAATCACGATAGTTCTGATTGAGTTGTCCACAGGATAAATGAAAAATAGTTGATGGGGGTAACCTCAGTCTTGACAGGCTAAAATCAACAACCTGACAGAGCAATTTTTACATGCATGAAAGAAAACTTATAGCATCACACTCTCTATGGAGCATGACCCATCACTTTGGCAATGATGCAACAACATATAGAACCCAAAAGtgcaaataaaacaagaaaagaccATAAATTTCAGAACCAAAATAGCATCATCTTGATGAAACAAAACCATAGGCGTTTTGAAGTCTAAAGAAACTGCAGAAAACCAGCAAAGCAGTGTGTAACTGTTGTGTTTTAAGGATAAATTCCCAGTTGGAACATGTCTTTGGTTCTTTcattcttccttccttttttgtGTTCTTTTCGGGCTAAAGTCACATATTCTGCTGTCAATTACTAGCTCTCTTGCATTTAAAACTGCAGAACTCAGTTCTCCAAACTCTTAAAATTAATATCCACGAAACCAATAACTATCCACCAGAATATTCCAATTTGACGTCAAATCATAATAAAACATAATCAATAGCTAGTACTAGCAAATGAACATCCTATTTACAGATTTATGCATGAAAACCTAAAAATTAAAGGAAACTTACCCAAGAGTGGGTCTCTCCTTCGAGCTGCAAAATCACACCAGATCAATAAGTTCAATACTCCATCGTGATTCgtgaacaaaatttttaaacaataaaatcaGCTATCTTCTagatctatatatatatataacttaaCCATAAAACGTCTTCTCAGCTAAATCTACAGCAAGAAATCataggggaaaaaaaacaaaggctAGCTTTTGTTAAatcaattccaatcttttcCTGCTTTGGAAGACGATTAGTCACCTAACACATCAGAATGAACGAATCATTCGATCTTGAAAGAACGATTAACACCGAATGTTCAATTGACATTTttagaaaaaacaaaaagcagATTTTCCATTTCAGCAATTTCTTAAAGAGTAAAATCAGATCTATCTGCAAATATCTCATCAAAGCTAACTCAAAATCAATTCATTATTACCTCATAAACCAAGATGTCGAAAAATCGAGGAATTGGAGTCTTATGAGAGACTCTTTGCTTTGTGCGATGATAGAAAcgtagagagagaaagggaagaagagagagagggagagggagcaCCAATATGGTTAGTTTTAACGCGCAGGAAATTATTTATAGCCTGAGACTTTCTTACAATTACCCAAAAAGGTCGGGGTATTTTATATACTAACTTTCTCCAACTTTTAGCAAGGTTATAGAAATTTCCCTCATTAACTTTTGGTTATTACTTTGacatcctctctctctctccgttttgtttttttttttttttccttgaaaaaACTTTAACCTCCTTATGAGGTTGGCTATTAGGGCTGTAAATGAGTGTAATGAAACCGAACATCTTAATATTcaaatttgtttgattattttaacaagtttaaaattttatttaaatttaactttttttaTCTGAAATAAATCGGATTTGAACGAGTTTTTTTATCGAATTTAAAAGTTATTGAATATAAGACGCTAGTCAAACTCCACTTAATTAGTTGGCAAACCAAAATCAAACGAACTTTTATCAAATCAAACTCGAATCGGGTATCGAATAACTCGATTCATCATTCAGTCCTATGTGGTATATCTTATTTTGACCTCTTATATAATGGATAACTTAGGTGATTTAGATTTACAAATTATTTGGTTTTATATGAGACCCTAGCCAGTGGAAGTGGTTtaatgacaagaaaaaaaaaagggatcagTGATTTGTAAGCCTAATCAAGTCGCTTAAAAAGGCATGATAAACTATTCTTGTCTGGTTGCTTACAaatttgaatcaataattaacAGCATGAAATAGTGTATTCAATGATTtacaaccaaaaaataaaattcattgCTTTGCATGTCAGTACAATAATCATCTAATCTCGTAAGATATTACTAATAATTAAAACGGTCAATTAATCTCTTTGAGAAAAAAAGGTTACAATTCCAAGATAGAAAGGTTATACAATTGATAAAAAGATGGGTCACATgcgtttggataggagattatttgaaataactactataacactttttgtgatataatatatgcgagataaaaaaatgattggaaagATAAATAGATGTGTTAAAAATTGTGTTTGTAatacaagcaaataaaaaatttttttttttccaaatcatGGTTAACCAAACACacttgtctaaaattttaaagTTGATTCGTGCAATTATGAATTCTATGAGGGCATTCAACATAATTAATATGTTCCTTtatcccccaaaaaaaaatatttctagtTTCCATGGTCCAATCATTGGTCCTAAAATTACTACAATAGACACCAGGCGAGTAAGGATGAAGCTCCGTCCGTACGTGAGACTCTCACCTCCTCATGCAAGTGACTCTTGACTAGTTCTTTAACATGCAAGCCTGTTTGCTTTTATAGAAAATTGTtttatatatatgaaataaaaaaagcgGTGGTTGACCAATACGTAAACGGCAATCCAAACAACACTTTTGTCATTCCATAATTCTCGAATTTTGGTGACATTTTTTTGTGGAGCTGGGATAGGATTATGGGGGGATAGTTAGTGGGGGATAGGAAAAGTGAATCTCCGACGGAAGCGGTTGCTTTGCAGAGGCACCCAGGGCCAGGAGCGGCTTACGCGTTCCGCTGCTAATGGGTTCCGCGTTTGGCATCCACAGTAGCGTCATGCATGTGAGCCACTGAAAAAGTAGTGCAATGTCGTTATCGTCCATTGCTTTTCAATCTTCAAGTCCGGATTGAGTCAGCAGTCAATTGCCTTTGTCTAAATCTCCGCCGCCCTGCCGGGGGGTAAAATTCCGGGCGAGTTCATCGCATGCACTTGTGACTAGCTTCTtaattactactactactagcaagtaaataacaaaactagtcactaaattattaaaaaaatattagtttGATAAGTAAATTTCTCTCTtgaaccaaaaattttttttttgtagtttcaagaaatatatatttgtataatgaaaaaagagaaaaaaaaataaagattgcattgtaaaagaaaatattttcaaacattttacaAGGGGTTTAAGAATATTTACTAATTTAAAATTCAATcagcaatccaaaattttcaattactaataaacatgtaaaaattttctaaaattactTTGGGTTATAGAAATAATTTTTACCAGATATGAGCTCCATAgctaattcttttttctttgaccTCAAAGAATACACTCGAAGTAGGTGCAATAGCAGAAAACAAGTGTGAGGACTTGACCAATAGTAGAAAGACAACAAGTGCGAGCAGTCTTTTCCAGTTTTGATGTACAATGAAGGCAAGCAAAGCGGGGTGCGGATCATGAATTGGCTCGTTTTGCCAAGTTGTCCGACTTTGTTGACTCTTGTGGGATTTTTGCTTGTCTGTTTCCAAGCAATTGCTCCGCCAATTAGTGATTGGAATTTCCCTTTTGCCTATCGTTAAGCAAGTGGTGTTGGTGGTGGACGGTTTCAACCATCTAGTTGACGAGACTTTCGTTTTTATC carries:
- the LOC113708769 gene encoding uncharacterized protein; this encodes MSSKERPTLGGTRIKTRKRNIAAPLDPAAFADAVVQIYLDNAGDLELIAKSIESSDLNFSRYGDTFFEVVFTGGRTQPGTTKPDEGDRHPYSIIECEPKRDVILPSVVYIQKILRRKPFLIKNLENVMRRFLQSLELFEENERKKLAIFTALAFSQKLSGLPPETVFQPLLKDNLVGKGLVLSFITDFFKEYLIDNSLDDLISILKRGKMEENLLEFFPPAKRTPEAFSEHFTKEGLLPLVEYNDKKIFEVKLKEMKSALTSQIAEEADISEVIETVKQHVKDAKFPDIEVVRILWDVLMDAVQWSGKNQQQNANSALRQVKTWAKLLNTFCTSGKLELELIYKIQVQCYEDTKLMKLFPEIVKSLYDEDVLAEDTILHWCRKGTNPKGRQTFVKALEPFVKWLEEAEEEE